The window ACGGCCGGGACAGCGTCGCCTGGCACGGCGACCGGATCGGCCGGGGTGCGCGCGAGGACACGATGGTCGCGATCGTTTCGGTGGGCGCACCCCGGGACCTGCTGCTGCGCCCGATGGGCGGCGGCGAGACCGTACGCCGGCCCCTCGGCCACGGCGACCTGATCGTGATGGGCGGCTCCTGCCAGCGGACGTGGGAGCACGCGATCCCGAAGAGCTCGCGCGCCGCCGGCCCGCGCATCAGCATCCAGTTCCGCCCGCACGGCGTGAATTGAGTTCTGGTTTGCTGTTCCCGTCGGGCAGGAACCTCGGGATGCGGGACGATCATGCGGGCAGACGTGCGCCAAGTCGCCGACGGCACCTATCTGGTGCACGGCAGCAACACCAACTGGGTCATCCTCTCCGAGGGGGACGCGGTCACGCTGATCGACACCGGGTATCCCGGGGACCGGGAGCAGGTGCTCGCCTCCCTTGCCCAGGTGGGGAGTTCACCGGAGGCCGTGGCTGCCGTACTGATCACGCACGCCCACAACGACCACGTGGGTTCGGCCGAGTTCCTGCGCGCCACGTACGGCGCGCCGGTGCTGCTGCACGAGGCCGAAATGCCGCACGCGCGGCGGGAGTTCCTGCATCAGGTGTCCGTCGGGCAGGTGCTGAGGAACGGCTGGCGGCCGGGTGTCCTGCCGTGGGCGCTGCACGCGCTCCGCTCCGGCGGCAAGGCCCATGTTCCGGTCACCGCGCCTCAGGCGCTCGCGATGGACGCCCCGCTCGACCTGCCCGGCCGGCCGGTGCCCGTGCACACGCCGGGCCACACCAACGGCCACTGCGCCTTCCACCTGCCGCACACCGGCGTACTGATCGCGGGCGACGCCCTGGTGAGCGGACACCCGACGTCCCGGATCAAGGGTCCGCATCTGCTGCCGGACATGTTCCACCACGAGCGCGCTCGCGCCATGGCCTCGCTGGATCTGCTCGGCGCCCTGGAGGCCGACCTGCTCCTGCCCGGCCACGGCCCCGTCCATCGCGGTCCGGTCCGTGAAGCGGCACTTCAGGCCCGGGAGCGTGCCGTCTAGGCTGAGCTGACGATCACCGGCGAGACGAGGACACCCCGCCCATGGCTCTGCAGATCAGCGCGACCAACCCCGAGCACCCCGCGCTCCTGTTGGAGCTGCCGTGGCACCTGCCGCTGGAGGAGTGGCCGGAGGAGTACCTCGTGCCGCTGCCGCGCGGTATCTCCCGGCACGTCGTGCGCTACGCCCGCGCCGGCGACGAGGTGATCGCGGTCAAGGAGCTGGCCGAAC of the Streptomyces sp. NBC_00287 genome contains:
- a CDS encoding MBL fold metallo-hydrolase, whose amino-acid sequence is MRADVRQVADGTYLVHGSNTNWVILSEGDAVTLIDTGYPGDREQVLASLAQVGSSPEAVAAVLITHAHNDHVGSAEFLRATYGAPVLLHEAEMPHARREFLHQVSVGQVLRNGWRPGVLPWALHALRSGGKAHVPVTAPQALAMDAPLDLPGRPVPVHTPGHTNGHCAFHLPHTGVLIAGDALVSGHPTSRIKGPHLLPDMFHHERARAMASLDLLGALEADLLLPGHGPVHRGPVREAALQARERAV